Within the Rhizobium sp. BG4 genome, the region TGGCTGCAAAGCGAAGTTCTTTGAGCTGCCACCGACCAGGGCGTTAGCGCCGAGACCGAGTCCGACCGACGCTCCGGCTGATGCTCCGACATACCTGCCGGCAAGCGCCCCGTCGCCGACACGCGTGGGCACGGTGTTGACGACCAGCCAGCTCAAATAACGCTTGCCGGTCACGCCCACGTCGACACCCAGCCTTCCAATCGTCCCGACATACCGTTCAATCTTGCCGGATCGCTGTTTGAAGGAGCACTCCAGTTTACGGTTCGAGCCGATGACCATGCCTATGCCTCCAGCCACCTCACACTGGAGCGTGCCGAGGCGTTCCTTCGGCTGATCAGCGACGACCTGTTTGACATGCTTTGAGCCGTGGTGTTGCCGCATTGTGGCAGCATCGGCCGAGCCTGCAAAAGCCATAGCGACCACTGCGGAAGCGAATAGAGCAGATTTCATTGTCATCTCCTTTTAGAAATAGTCCAGCCGCCTAACGCGCGACTTTGGTTTTGGTTCAGCCGGTTGGATGTGGAGAGGGTTCAACGGTGATGGCCTGAACCGGAACCTGCAGCGGTTCGTTTGCCGATGTGGCCGCGTGCGGCGGTGCGCGATTGATTTGCGCTCAATCGCACGAGGTTGCGCATCATCATGCGCGTGAACGGATCGGCGTGCCACCCTTCACGGGCGCGACGGCTATGCGAGCACAGGAACTGCCGCGGCAATGGATGGCGACAACGGCAGGACCGAATAAAAGCGTGCCGATCTCCATGTCTCGCTTGGGTCAGGGATTACGTGATTGGCTGTAGACAGACGCCGCTCTGCCATCTGGCCGGATCATGGACCCGTCTAAGCCCGGCTATCGCGAGTAAGGAGCACTGGACGACTGGTCTTATCGCTCTTCCAACGAAAAGCAGCCTGGACCGTGGTGCGGCCGGGCTGCTAAGTGAGACGCTGCGCCAGAACAAGCGCAGATGACGATTACTTCACGCCGAGCTTCTTACGCAGGTCTACATTTTCAGCCCGGAGCTTGTCGCCAAGTTGCTTGCGCAGCACCTGGTTCTCTTCTTCGAGTTTGAGCAAATCGGCCATCTCATCCGCAGAGGCGACAGGGCGGGCGGTCGCAGAGATCGTGCGCTTTCGTCCACCAATCTGGGTCGCTTCAGACTTGGGCTTACCCTTACGGCCGGCCGGCGCTGCCAAAGCTAAAGGATTATCCTCTGCAGCTTTGGCGGCTGATCTCTTTTTGCCGCGGCTGGTCGCGGCACTGCTGGTCTTCTCAGCTGGTGAGGACGTTGAAACCACCGCCGGCTTGCGAGGCGCGCGTTTCTTTTTTTGGGGAGTTGTTACGACTTCGGCAGTGGCCGGGTCTGACGCTGGGGCTGGATTTGTATCGTTAGCCATGGGTTTCTCCGTTTCAGGGCGAATTTGTTGTAGGATGTCCAATGGCAACGGTCGACAGGACTACCAGGACGCTCGGAAGTGTAGTTCGGGAAACTTGTCCGAGAACGACGTGTTTAGCGGAGCCACCCAAAATTGATTTCGGACCTCGCTTCGATCGTCTCGCTGGCATTCCCGCCGTTTAAGTAGCAGGAGATTGGGACAAAGAAGCTGACACTCGTCGTACGCCACGGGCTGCTAGGCGCGACCCTGCATCGCCTGCTTCATCATTAGTGTGTACTCATCCATGTGGGAGGTCTCATGCGCGTCTGGCCGGGTTAGCATTTGCGCATGTTTCGGATCGCCGCCCTCGGTATATTGGCGTTTCGGCTTGCTCGCGCTGGTCGAACCGGCGTCCCCGCAAGTTAATTTCTCGCGTGCCATCATCAAACTCCGTGCGTTTCAACCGAATTGATCACGAAACGGTGTAGCAACAAACTCGTTCCACGGACGCGATCGACGAATGCGTCAAGGGCGCTAATCGAATTCGTCATCGCAGCGAACGGTTCGGCTGTGACGGCTAAAGCCACGGCGGTCGACGGCGTTGACGAAAAGTTAAATGATCACTTGCACACGTCGAAGCAGGAAAGGCAGCAACATCAGCTGGCAACGAGCATGATTATCGATACAGCTGGCTCCAATCGTCTAAACAAAAGTCGCCGGCACAAGGGCCGGCGACTAGAAAGTCCTGGAGCTTTTACCAGGTCTGACGGCCATACCAGGCGTCAACGTCCTTGTTGGCACGATCCTTCTCGTAACCATAGCGTTCCTGGATCTTACCTTCGAGCTGGTTGCGCTTTCCATCGATTACGTCAAGATCATCGTCAGTAAGTTTTCCCCACTGTTCCTTGACCTTGCCCTTCATCTGCTTCCAATTGCCTTCGACGCGGTTCCAATCCATCGGTGTTTTCTCCTTCTATGTTAGGACGAAACGCGATGGACGCGCGCTCGTTCCAGCCGCTGATGTTGATTTTCGAAATTGACCATGGCACTGGCAGTGTCGGGAACGGCCAAACTTCCGGTTGCATGCCCATGGGCCCCTCGACCATGGCTCAGCCGGCCCCACAATCTTCTAGCCCCTGCGGCTCACAAGCCTGGCCAGCATGGCGGTTATGATAACGCTCGCTGCAACCCACGCCAGGGAACGGCCATTTTCCCGTTCGTCCACCGCATTTCTTCGCAGATGTCCAAAGGATAGTTGCTCGCGGAGATCTGCGACTTCCTTACGAAGCCATGCGAGCTCTTTACGGGCGGCGCGAAAAACCTCGTCGTCGTCGTCTTCCAAGACGCTCGGGCCACCATCATCCTCCAGTTCCTCGAGATATTGTTCCAGTTCCGCGCGAGACGAGAACCCCTTGGCTCTAATGTCGGTCATGATCGTTTTCCTGTCGCAAGGTTTGAGGGTTTGCAGGGTTAAACGCTGATTGCTTGAAAAAGATGCACCACCTCAGGGCTGCAGAACTGGCAGGGCTGCCAACACGCAACGCCGCTTGGAGAGCCCCACAACCGGAGATATGTCCAGACCATCCTTGCCTGCCATGATTCCTGCCCCATCTAGGAGTCTCGAACAGTAGGAGCCGGGTCATGACTTGCCGCGAAGCGCTGACCGGGAAGCGTATTCTCCTGGTTGAAGACGATTATTACATGGTGAGCGAGTTAGCACAGCGTCTCGCGGCGATGGATGTCATCGTCGCTGCGAAATGCCCAGGTGTTGCAGAGGCTCTGGGGGCGATCGCGGCGTCAACTGACCTCGGTGCCGCTATATTGGACATCAATCTGTCGGGCGAGATGGTCTTCCCCGTAGCAGACAGGCTGGAGCGGCTCGGCATCCCTTTCATTTTCGCCACCGGCTACGACCCGGATGTCTTACCCGATCGCCACGCTGACAAAATTGTGTTGCGCAAACCCGTCGAGGTCGAGAGTTTGGCGCTTGTCTTGTCGGACGTTGCGCGTCAAAGAACCGTCTCGATCGAGGAGGCACTACAAAACGATCTTCTCGCCCTTCTTCCCGCACACACTCTGAAGGAACTTTTGCCGCTCCTGAGCAGGATGAGCGTGCCAAGGGGGCTGTTCTTGAAGTTGCCCATCAGACGATCAGCCGCGTCTACTTCCCGCTCGATTGTGTCGGTTCGCTCATCGCCGTCGGAGCGGTGACGCCAGGATTGAAACAGGGCTCATCGGCAGGGAGGGGATGACAGGCTTCGGGATCGCGCTCGGCGATGAGCGCACGCCGCAC harbors:
- a CDS encoding DUF992 domain-containing protein; translation: MKSALFASAVVAMAFAGSADAATMRQHHGSKHVKQVVADQPKERLGTLQCEVAGGIGMVIGSNRKLECSFKQRSGKIERYVGTIGRLGVDVGVTGKRYLSWLVVNTVPTRVGDGALAGRYVGASAGASVGLGLGANALVGGSSKNFALQPISAEGGVGLNIAAGIAQLKLQKAG
- a CDS encoding CsbD family protein, which translates into the protein MDWNRVEGNWKQMKGKVKEQWGKLTDDDLDVIDGKRNQLEGKIQERYGYEKDRANKDVDAWYGRQTW